A genomic stretch from Triplophysa dalaica isolate WHDGS20190420 chromosome 4, ASM1584641v1, whole genome shotgun sequence includes:
- the hpda gene encoding 4-hydroxyphenylpyruvate dioxygenase — protein sequence MTSYTDKGEKPERGKFVKFHHLTFWVGNAKQASMFYCDKFGFEPLAYKGLETNSREVVSHAVKQDKIIFVFASALSPGNEEMGEHLVKHGDGVKDIAFQVEDCDFLVKKAKERGAVIVREPWVEQDSGGKVKYAIVKTYGDTTHTFVEYMGPYKGLFLPGYQEPLFRDPLLPKLPPGHLNFIDHIVGNQPDDKMVPVSDWYQKCMMFHRFWSIDDKQIHTEFSSLRSIVVTNYEETIKMPINEPAPGKKKSQIQEYIDYNGGPGVQHIALNTSDIIQAIVNLKARGTEFLCAPDSYYDTLRLKLKTAKIKVKEDLKTLQELKILVDFDDKGYLLQIFTKPVQDRPTLFLEVIQRHNHFGFGAGNFKSLFEAIEKDQDARGNLTAITADGPGNPKAFN from the exons ATG acGTCTTATACCGACAAAGGAGAAAAG CCAGAGAGAGGGAAATTTGTAAAGTTTCATCATTTGACATTCTGGGTTGGAAATGCCAAACAG GCCTCAATGTTTTACTGTGATAAGTTTGGGTTTGAACCGCTGGCATATAAAGGTCTGGAGACGAACAGCAGAGAAGTCGTGTCTCATGCTGTAAAACAGgacaag ataaTATTTGTCTTTGCATCAGCTCTGAGTCCTGGAAATGAag AAATGGGTGAACATCTTGTTAAACATGGTGATGGGGTGAAGGACATTGCTTTTCAAGTGGAGGACTGTGACTTTTTAGTCAAG AAAGCCAAAGAGAGAGGAGCAGTGATAGTCAGAGAGCCGTGGGTAGAGCAGGACTCTGGCGGCAAAGTTAAATATGCCATTGTAAAAACA TACGGggacaccacacacacatttgttgaGTACATGGGACCTTATAAGGGTTTATTTCTACCTGGATACCAGGAGCCGCTGTTCAGAGACCCGCTGTTACCAAAACT TCCACCGGGACACCTCAACTTTATCGATCACATTGTGGGAAACCAGCCAGATGATAAAATGGTGCCAGTATCGGACTG GTATCAGAAGTGTATGATGTTCCACAGGTTCTGGTCCATCGATGATAAACAAATCCACACAGAATTCAGCTCACTCAGATCCATCGTAGTTACAAATTATGAGGAAACCATCAAGATGCCCATTAATGAACCAGCTCCAGGGAAAAAGAAATCACAAATCCAG GAGTATATTGATTACAACGGGGGTCCTGGAGTTCAGCACATCGCCTTAAACACGTCCGACATCATTCAAGCC ATCGTGAACCTCAAAGCTCGAGGGACGGAGTTCCTGTGTGCACCTGACAGTTACTATGACACCCTGAGACTGAAACTCAAGACAGCCAAGATCAAAGTGAAGGAAGACCTCAAAACCCTGCAG GAGTTAAAAATCTTAGTAGACTTTGACGATAAGGGTTACCTGCTGCAGATCTTCACCAAACCTGTGCAAGACAGACCGACCCTATTTCTGGAGGTCATCCAGAGACACAACCACTTC GGTTTTGGAGCTGGAAACTTCAAATCTCTGTTTGAGGCCATTGAAAAAGACCAGGATGCCCGAGGAAACCTGACGGCCATCACAGCAGATGGTCCGGGCAACCCAAAGGCTTTCAACTGA